A stretch of the Dichotomicrobium thermohalophilum genome encodes the following:
- a CDS encoding protein-disulfide reductase DsbD family protein, with product MKGRVLRIIQDIAGVLALGAFALVTAGALHAQTGSSTLETLVQGQSTASSTPQRADRKVQIDLLSETAAIRPGQTFWVALRQKIAPGWHTYWENPGDSGEPTRIDWTLPEGFAVSDIHWPPPKAIPYGTLMNYGYADEALLLVQITPPEGLSAEKVTLRAESRWLVCEEICIPEDGKARLTLAVAGSGAPLDPGKGADKIAAAVRDLPMEAPWPVKLTVAPDKLALTAETDALRAEDVAAMRFFPRDWGLITNAAPQELDWQNGTPRLVMMRGERKDQPVEKLNGVLTLTAADGTREAYNLSVSPAETVAALPAASSGAAPGGLSLWHAAAFAFLGGLILNFFPCVFPVLSMKALSLARGGDGAHGNRHHALAYLGGVMLSFAVLAGLLLALRATGAAFGWGFQFQSPWFVLVMAALFFALGLSLSGVFNFGGALMGVGDSLTRRSGASGSFFTGVLASIAATPCTAPFMGAALGYAVTQPAVEATTVIMVLGLGFAAPMTLLSLSGAFARLLPKPGPWMETLKQVLAFPLYATVVWLVWVLSLQTGADGVLGAGAVLIAVGFAAWLVGMTQASRAFRYTVSAAVVIVTFSLAGPMVDFAQDARQGESRTAASAEVGEPFSVARLEELRAQGRPVFVNFTAAWCITCKVNEEVALNSDAFQEALKRGNIAYLVGDWTNQDPEISQMLEKFGRAGVPLYLLYSGNGEPPRVLPQILTEGFVLRQLDDVGQVRKTQR from the coding sequence TTTTACGGATCATTCAGGATATTGCCGGCGTTCTTGCCCTGGGGGCATTCGCCCTTGTCACGGCGGGTGCGCTTCATGCGCAGACTGGCTCCAGTACGCTCGAGACACTTGTGCAGGGCCAATCGACTGCCAGCAGCACCCCCCAGCGGGCCGACCGGAAAGTCCAGATCGACCTCCTCTCCGAGACCGCCGCGATCCGCCCCGGCCAGACCTTCTGGGTCGCCCTGCGCCAAAAAATCGCACCAGGCTGGCACACCTACTGGGAAAACCCGGGCGACTCGGGTGAGCCAACGCGCATCGACTGGACGTTGCCCGAAGGATTCGCCGTCTCGGACATTCACTGGCCGCCGCCCAAGGCGATTCCCTACGGCACCCTGATGAATTACGGCTACGCCGACGAGGCGCTGCTGCTCGTGCAGATCACGCCGCCGGAAGGCCTGAGCGCAGAGAAGGTCACACTTCGCGCGGAATCTCGGTGGCTGGTCTGCGAGGAGATCTGCATTCCCGAGGACGGCAAGGCACGACTGACCCTGGCGGTGGCCGGGAGCGGTGCACCCCTTGATCCCGGCAAGGGCGCGGACAAGATCGCCGCGGCGGTGCGCGACTTGCCCATGGAGGCGCCTTGGCCGGTGAAGCTGACAGTCGCGCCGGATAAGCTGGCGCTGACGGCGGAGACCGACGCGCTGCGCGCCGAAGACGTCGCGGCCATGCGTTTCTTCCCCCGCGACTGGGGACTGATCACCAACGCCGCTCCGCAAGAGCTGGATTGGCAGAATGGCACGCCGCGCCTCGTCATGATGCGCGGCGAACGGAAGGACCAGCCTGTCGAAAAGCTGAACGGGGTGCTGACGCTGACGGCCGCAGACGGCACGCGCGAGGCTTATAACCTCTCCGTCTCGCCAGCGGAAACGGTTGCGGCGCTTCCGGCCGCGTCGAGCGGCGCCGCGCCGGGGGGCCTGAGCCTATGGCACGCGGCAGCGTTCGCCTTTCTCGGGGGGCTGATTCTCAATTTCTTCCCCTGCGTGTTCCCGGTCTTGTCCATGAAGGCGCTGAGCCTCGCGCGCGGCGGAGACGGCGCGCACGGCAACCGTCATCATGCGCTGGCCTATCTCGGCGGGGTGATGCTCAGCTTCGCGGTGTTGGCGGGCCTGTTGCTGGCGCTGCGCGCGACCGGCGCCGCGTTCGGCTGGGGCTTCCAGTTCCAGTCGCCGTGGTTCGTTCTGGTCATGGCGGCGCTGTTCTTCGCGTTGGGGCTGAGCCTGTCCGGTGTCTTCAATTTCGGCGGCGCGCTGATGGGCGTTGGCGATTCACTGACGCGGCGCAGCGGCGCCTCCGGTTCGTTCTTCACCGGCGTGCTGGCCAGCATCGCCGCGACGCCCTGCACCGCCCCCTTCATGGGCGCTGCCCTGGGCTATGCCGTGACGCAGCCGGCGGTTGAGGCGACAACGGTGATCATGGTGCTGGGGCTGGGCTTCGCCGCGCCGATGACGCTTCTGAGCCTGTCGGGCGCGTTCGCGCGGCTGTTGCCCAAGCCGGGACCGTGGATGGAAACCCTCAAGCAGGTGCTAGCCTTCCCGCTCTATGCCACGGTCGTCTGGCTGGTGTGGGTGCTGAGCCTGCAGACTGGCGCGGATGGCGTGCTGGGTGCCGGGGCGGTGCTGATCGCGGTCGGCTTCGCCGCCTGGCTGGTCGGTATGACGCAAGCGAGCCGCGCGTTCCGCTACACCGTTTCTGCCGCCGTCGTGATCGTGACATTTTCGCTGGCCGGGCCGATGGTGGACTTCGCCCAGGATGCCCGGCAGGGCGAGTCGCGGACAGCCGCCAGCGCCGAGGTTGGCGAGCCGTTCTCCGTCGCCCGGCTGGAAGAGCTGCGCGCGCAAGGCCGCCCGGTCTTCGTGAATTTCACGGCTGCGTGGTGTATCACCTGCAAGGTTAATGAAGAGGTCGCGCTCAACTCGGACGCTTTCCAGGAGGCGCTGAAGCGCGGCAACATCGCCTACCTTGTTGGCGACTGGACCAACCAGGACCCTGAAATCTCGCAGATGCTGGAGAAGTTCGGCCGCGCCGGCGTGCCGCTCTACCTGCTCTATTCCGGCAACGGCGAGCCGCCCAGGGTGCTGCCGCAAATCCTCACCGAAGGCTTCGTGCTGCGCCAGCTTGACGATGTCGGCCAGGTCCGCAAGACGCAGCGATAG